The Miscanthus floridulus cultivar M001 chromosome 17, ASM1932011v1, whole genome shotgun sequence genome has a window encoding:
- the LOC136518648 gene encoding transcription factor MYB77-like — MVVPSGGAGAVEGDVGGGVSAAGSGSGRVKGSWTPEEDDLLRRAVTRHGPRNWTVISAEIPGRSGKSCRLRWCNQLSPTVERRAFTPEEDAVIVAAHAQYGNKWATIARMLHGRTDNSVKNHWNSTLRRQRRAAAANANANASAVGCALQLRPLAAAAVTAAPVPLRHLLDLKESAAAAASFPFHRLDPKEVDEDMDEEDDEDGSSEDSVLMPPPKKRPCAGHQHPSSVAVKLEHAKPPPPLPAPVPFEPLTSLTLSLPGGGGNGVGVHDETPAQQTQSAAASVEGAVNMRAKLEQDPWFVPVMRQMICEEVQRQMQGMDVSCSSLVAVPAGRSSAGGGADGGGANGQD, encoded by the coding sequence ATGGTGGTGCCGAGCGGTGGCGCGGGAGCGGTGGAGGGCGACGTCGGCGGCGGTGTCTCGGcggcggggtcggggtccgggaGGGTGAAGGGGTCGTGGACGCCGGAGGAGGACGACCTGCTGCGGCGCGCCGTCACGCGGCACGGGCCGAGGAACTGGACCGTCATCAGCGCCGAGATCCCCGGGCGGTCCGGCAAGTCGTGCCGCCTGCGGTGGTGCAACCAGCTCAGCCCCACCGTGGAGCGCCGCGCCTTCACGCCCGAGGAGGACGCCGTGATCGTGGCCGCGCACGCGCAGTACGGCAACAAGTGGGCCACCATCGCGCGGATGCTCCACGGCCGCACCGACAACTCCGTCAAGAACCACTGGAACTCCACGCTGCGCCGGCAGCGCAGGGCGGCGGCTGCCAACGCCAACGCCAACGCCAGCGCCGTCGGGTGCGCCCTCCAGCTGCGGCCGCTCGCCGCCGCGGCGGTCACGGCGGCCCCCGTCCCGCTCCGCCATCTGCTGGATCTCAAggagtcggcggcggcggcggcatccttCCCGTTCCATCGTCTGGACCCCAAGGAGGTGGACGAGGACAtggacgaggaggacgacgaggacggcAGCAGCGAGGACTCGGTGCTGATGCCGCCGCCCAAGAAGCGGCCTTGCGCCGGCCACCAGCATCCATCTTCTGTGGCCGTGAAGCTCGAACACGCGAAGCCGCCCCCGCCCCTGCCCGCGCCCGTGCCGTTCGAGCCGCTCACATCGCTCACCCTCAGCctgccgggcggcggcggcaacggcgTCGGGGTCCACGACGAGACCCCCGCACAGCAGACGCAGAGCGCGGCGGCGAGCGTGGAGGGTGCCGTGAACATGAGGGCGAAGCTGGAGCAGGACCCGTGGTTCGTGCCCGTGATGCGGCAGATGATCTGCGAGGAGGTCCAGCGGCAGATGCAGGGGATGGACGTGTCCTGCAGCTCGCTGGTCGCGGTGCCGGCGGGCAGGAGCAGTGCCGGAGGCggggccgacggcggcggcgcgaacGGCCAGGACTGA